The proteins below come from a single Poecilia reticulata strain Guanapo linkage group LG5, Guppy_female_1.0+MT, whole genome shotgun sequence genomic window:
- the atxn7l2a gene encoding ataxin-7-like protein 2a, whose translation MMAVRERAVKVMAALDRRVPSLDEFVGQSWTAWADWAGVTAADGPDVDDCSKNGKKAAEAMSLSKEDMSIFGLYPGHDDFYLVVCSHCGQVVKPQAFEKHCERRHGPLAKLYGKLRSPTPALQHQRPYHGHSPSHVVNPPSASSWEARGPSVGQPRPAPPSPSTPPQYRYPKSAKDGVRLSPLEKSFHSSHKEVAMFKQPPPLEPPVLSPPPSLRDPPWPHGAPPAGRPASGDKPPPQRKDSPQLSAVMSHRVPRPYNKVASKRECDLDKHCGVLDPDRKKVCTRLLTCNIHSIHQRRKVVGRSKNFDQLVAELKMKVREKGAQALDGGFSTGGSPSPEAPREQAGVPHCRRPLASLPAFSRSMAVSECAPEEEKQWQDEAGLQAPSPLLHGHISSDDSEAEAAEELSDFPSSTTHPTPAAVCSFGSHSLGHGIYTFDRRLHHVRSALSSMLEQHISAHLWKKIPQATDLLSPTSSAKSITSSSPVSITTSSSSSFHSKVRGGSHISSSLRNASSSPSRGPGRPLTAPQSENSGGGFAGSGSHPLALGKPGLGRQVTAGRSRNPVGRPSKQMLKLRVEAATAATFRKRKAPSQEGEHSGPERNCIILQDRGPPPSSSSSKAPSSSLHPHGQTNGTLSPSSKPRPQPPPSESHSPAAKAVWTYKRTLPPLSHASPPDLSPATNSHSRTGVGDSGLLGQGGGGRTFLEHQGLKKRKGGGMEEHPPSSRLSVPRLPSSSSSSGSSSSPRSTFYPWKDSKSGGLDGDMDKKLASQKPKLHH comes from the exons ATGATGGCGGTGCGTGAACGCGCAGTAAAAGTAATGGCTGCTCTGGATCGGCGGGTACCTAGCCTCGATGAATTCGTTGGTCAAAGCTGGACTGCCTGGGCCGACTGGGCTGGTGTGACAGCGGCAGATG GGCCTGATGTGGATGACTGCAGCAAAAATGGGAAGAAGGCTGCAGAAGCTATGTCACTCAGTAAAGAGG ACATGTCCATCTTTGGCCTGTACCCGGGCCACGATGACTTCTACCTGGTGGTGTGCAGCCACTGTGGCCAGGTGGTGAAGCCTCAGGCCTTTGAGAAGCACTGCGAGCGGAGACACGGGCCCCTGGCCAAGCTCTACGGCAAGCTGCGCTCTCCCACGCCGGCCCTCCAGCACCAGAGACCCTACCACGGCCACTCTCCTTCGCATGTGGTCAACCCCCCCTCTGCGTCGTCGTGGGAGGCTCGAGGGCCGAGCGTCGGGCAGCCGCGGCCCGCGCCTCCTTCCCCATCCACCCCACCTCAGTACAGATACCCAAAGAGCGCCAAGGACGGAGTACG ACTTTCGCCCCTGGAGAAGTCCTTCCACAGCAGCCACAAAGAGGTGGCCATGTTCAAGCAGCCGCCGCCCCTGGAACCTCCGGTCCTGTCTCCGCCTCCGTCCCTTCGAGACCCCCCTTGGCCGCATGGGGCCCCACCCGCTGGCCGGCCGGCGTCTGGCGACAAGCCGCCCCCGCAGAGGAAGGACTCGCCCCAGCTGTCTGCCGTGATGAGCCACCGGGTCCCCAGGCCCTACAACAAAGTGGCCTCCA AAAGGGAGTGCGATCTGGATAAGCACTGCGGCGTCCTTGACCCTGACAGAAAGAAGGTCTGCACTCGGCTCCTGACATGCAAC ATCCACTCCATCCATCAGCGCAGGAAGGTGGTGGGTCGCAGCAAGAACTTTGACCAGCTAGTGGCAGAACTTAAGATGAAGGTCCGAGAGAAGGGAGCCCAGGCCCTGGATGGGGGCTTCTCTACCGGAGGGTCACCCAGTCCAGAGGCCCCAAGGGAGCAAGCCGGTGTCCCCCACTGCAGGAGACCTCTGGCCAGCCTTCCTGCGTTCAG TCGCTCCATGGCCGTGTCGGAGTGCGCCccggaggaggagaagcagtGGCAGGATGAGGCGGGGCTCCAGGCCCCGTCCCCTCTGCTGCACGGACACATCTCCAGTGACGACAGTGAGGCCGAAGCAGCTGAAGAGCTGTCGGACTTCCCTTCATCTACCACACACCCAACACCTGCAGCG GTGTGCTCGTTCGGCAGCCACTCGTTGGGTCATGGGATCTACACGTTTGACAGAAGGCTTCACCACGTGCGGTCGGCCCTCAGCAGCATGCTGGAGCAGCACATCAGTGCTCATCTATGGAA gaaaATACCTCAAGCCACAGACCTTCTGTCACCAACCTCCTCAGCCAAGTCCatcacttcttcttctcctgtctccataacaacctcctcctcctcttcatttcATTCTAAGGTCCGCGGAGGCAGTCACATCAGCTCGTCTCTCAGAAACGCGTCGTCCTCCCCCAGCCGGGGGCCGGGCAGACCTCTGACCGCGCCGCAGTCGGAGAACTCTGGTGGTGGCTTTGCCGGTTCTGGTTCTCACCCCCTGGCCCTGGGGAAGCCTGGCCTGGGGCGTCAGGTAACGGCAGGCAGGTCCAGGAACCCGGTGGGGCGACCCAGCAAGCAGATGCTGAAGCTGCGAGTGGAGGCGGCCACCGCTGCCACATTCCGTAAACGCAAGGCCCCGTCGCAGGAAGGAGAGCACTCTGGCCCTGAGAGGAACTGCATCATCCTGCAGGACAGGGGACCCccaccttcctcttcctcctccaaggccccctcttcctccctccaccCTCATGGACAGACCAATGGCACTCTCTCCCCCAGCAgtaagccccgcccccagcCGCCCCCCTCTGAGTCCCACTCCCCCGCCGCCAAGGCGGTGTGGACTTACAAGCGGACTCTCCCCCCTCTGAGCCACGCCTCCCCCCCTGACCTCTCCCCTGCCACGAATTCCCACAGTCGGACCGGTGTGGGGGACTCGGGGCTGCTGGGCCAGGGCGGCGGGGGGAGGACCTTTCTGGAACATCAGGGACTGAAGAAACGGAAGGGGGGAGGCATGGAGGAACACCCCCCCTCATCCAGACTCTCAGTGCCGCGcctgccttcctcctcctccagctctggCTCCTCATCCTCGCCACGCTCCACTTTCTACCCCTGGAAGGACAGCAAGAGTGGAGGTCTGGACGGAGACATGGACAAGAAGCTGGCCTCACAGAAG CCAAAACTGCACCATTAA